A stretch of Mesorhizobium sp. M2A.F.Ca.ET.046.03.2.1 DNA encodes these proteins:
- the pqqD gene encoding pyrroloquinoline quinone biosynthesis peptide chaperone PqqD — translation MTAPRERAIVSLRSAPSLPRHVRIQHDPVRLAFAVLAPEKVFWPNDISLDILRRCDGQSTVERIIADLAADYDADPQDVADDVIRFLQEWSDKLLVKL, via the coding sequence ATGACGGCGCCGCGCGAAAGAGCCATCGTGTCGTTGCGCTCCGCGCCATCGCTGCCCAGGCATGTGCGCATCCAGCACGACCCCGTGCGACTGGCCTTCGCCGTGCTTGCGCCGGAGAAGGTGTTCTGGCCGAATGACATCAGTCTCGACATACTGCGCCGCTGCGACGGGCAATCAACCGTCGAGCGCATCATCGCCGATCTTGCGGCCGACTACGACGCGGATCCGCAGGACGTGGCGGACGATGTCATCCGCTTCCTGCAGGAATGGTCGGACAAGCTTTTGGTGAAGCTGTGA
- the pqqC gene encoding pyrroloquinoline-quinone synthase PqqC, giving the protein MSDFHDAARGGLSKRELEAMLRRVGDERYHNRHPFHHRMTGGALSKAEMQAWALNRYCYQAVIPRKDAMILARAEDPAFRAAWRKRIEDHDGEDGWSGGIARWLHLATSLGLDAEAVKSERLALPATRFAVGAYLSFCTNRTLLEAVASSLTEMFSPAIIGERVPAMLARYEHITEDTLAYFTRRPEQASRDADFALAYVLVHADTPERQQQAIDALVFKCDILWAMLDALQHAYGAPGNIPPGAFRPETAS; this is encoded by the coding sequence TTGAGCGATTTCCACGATGCGGCCCGAGGCGGCCTGTCAAAGCGCGAGCTCGAAGCCATGCTGCGGCGGGTCGGCGACGAGCGCTACCACAACCGCCATCCTTTCCATCACAGGATGACCGGTGGCGCCCTGTCGAAGGCCGAAATGCAGGCCTGGGCGCTGAACCGCTATTGCTACCAGGCCGTCATTCCGCGCAAGGACGCCATGATCCTGGCTCGTGCCGAAGATCCGGCTTTTCGCGCCGCCTGGCGCAAGCGCATCGAGGACCATGACGGCGAGGACGGCTGGAGTGGCGGCATCGCGCGCTGGCTGCATCTGGCGACCTCGCTCGGGCTCGATGCCGAAGCGGTCAAAAGCGAAAGGCTGGCGCTGCCGGCGACCCGATTCGCCGTCGGCGCCTATCTCTCCTTCTGCACCAACCGGACGCTGCTCGAGGCAGTCGCGTCCTCGCTGACCGAGATGTTCTCGCCGGCCATCATCGGCGAGCGGGTGCCGGCGATGCTGGCCAGATATGAGCACATCACCGAGGATACGCTGGCCTATTTCACGCGACGGCCCGAACAGGCATCGCGCGACGCCGACTTCGCCCTCGCCTATGTGCTCGTCCATGCCGACACGCCCGAACGCCAGCAGCAGGCGATCGATGCGCTGGTGTTCAAATGCGACATACTCTGGGCCATGCTCGATGCGCTCCAGCATGCCTATGGCGCGCCGGGGAACATACCGCCCGGCGCCTTCCGCCCGGAGACGGCTTCATGA
- the pqqB gene encoding pyrroloquinoline quinone biosynthesis protein PqqB, which yields MRVKIIGSAAGGGFPQWNCNYRLSRAARAGVPGLRSRTQSSVAVSADGTGWVLFNASPDIRQQIAQTPELQPAADAPLRSTPIRAVVLTNADVDHVAGLLSLREREPFAIYATAQVLATLEANSIFNVLDPAIVPRRLLAPTEEMAICGADGHETGVAIEAFPVPGKVALYLEQRGDAGADFSSDTGDTIGVRISGAVGRGAVFFVPGCARTDAALRTRLADAACLLFDGTVYTDDEMVTAGVGQKTGTRMGHIAMSGQAGSIAGLADVKIARRIFIHINNTNPVLDENSAEHAAIKAAGWEVASDGMEMEF from the coding sequence ATGCGCGTGAAGATCATCGGATCGGCGGCGGGAGGCGGCTTTCCGCAGTGGAACTGCAATTATCGCCTGAGCCGCGCGGCCCGCGCCGGTGTGCCCGGTCTGCGCTCCCGAACCCAATCGTCCGTCGCCGTATCGGCGGACGGAACAGGTTGGGTTCTCTTCAACGCATCGCCCGACATCCGCCAGCAGATTGCGCAAACGCCCGAGCTGCAGCCCGCGGCCGACGCACCGCTGCGCTCGACGCCTATCCGCGCTGTGGTGCTGACCAATGCCGATGTGGACCATGTCGCCGGCTTGCTCAGCCTGCGTGAGCGAGAGCCTTTCGCGATCTATGCGACGGCGCAGGTGCTGGCGACGTTGGAGGCCAATTCGATCTTCAATGTCCTCGATCCGGCGATCGTGCCCCGGCGCCTCCTGGCGCCGACGGAAGAGATGGCGATCTGCGGCGCGGACGGCCATGAGACCGGCGTTGCCATCGAGGCCTTTCCCGTGCCCGGCAAGGTCGCGCTCTACCTCGAGCAAAGAGGGGACGCCGGCGCAGACTTCAGCTCCGACACGGGCGATACGATCGGCGTCCGTATCAGCGGAGCGGTCGGTCGCGGCGCCGTTTTCTTCGTCCCGGGCTGCGCGCGTACCGATGCCGCGTTGCGCACGCGGCTGGCCGATGCCGCCTGCCTTCTGTTCGACGGCACCGTCTACACGGACGACGAGATGGTCACAGCCGGCGTCGGCCAGAAAACCGGCACACGCATGGGGCACATCGCAATGTCGGGGCAAGCGGGTTCGATCGCCGGTCTGGCCGATGTGAAGATCGCTCGCCGTATCTTCATCCATATCAACAACACCAATCCTGTTCTGGACGAGAATTCCGCCGAGCACGCGGCGATCAAGGCGGCTGGCTGGGAAGTCGCCTCCGACGGCATGGAGATGGAATTTTGA
- a CDS encoding pyrroloquinoline quinone precursor peptide PqqA: protein MKKTWKKPTMCQVAAGFEISRYLPAEIRRKK, encoded by the coding sequence ATGAAGAAGACCTGGAAGAAACCAACCATGTGTCAGGTGGCGGCGGGCTTCGAAATTTCGCGATATCTGCCTGCTGAAATCCGGCGGAAAAAGTAG
- a CDS encoding ferritin-like domain-containing protein, whose protein sequence is MPKKASSATSNGLESLFLDGLKDLYYAEKKILKALPKLAKAAQSEKISAAFEKHLKETEDQVDRLEQVFDMLGKPARGKTCPAIDGIIEEGSEILEEYKDEPALDAGLVGAAQAVEHYEIARYGTLIAWAEQLGLKDALPLLRQTLKEESATDEALNALGESDANQRALQAA, encoded by the coding sequence ATGCCGAAAAAAGCTTCGTCCGCGACCTCGAACGGCTTGGAAAGCCTGTTCTTGGACGGACTAAAAGACCTCTACTACGCGGAAAAGAAGATCCTGAAGGCTTTGCCAAAGCTGGCGAAAGCAGCACAGTCCGAAAAGATAAGCGCCGCTTTCGAAAAGCACCTCAAGGAAACCGAAGACCAGGTGGACCGCCTGGAGCAAGTCTTCGACATGCTCGGCAAGCCGGCCAGGGGCAAGACCTGCCCGGCCATTGACGGCATCATCGAGGAGGGCTCGGAAATCCTCGAAGAGTACAAGGACGAGCCGGCGCTTGACGCAGGGCTGGTTGGCGCCGCCCAAGCAGTCGAGCATTATGAAATCGCGCGCTACGGCACGCTGATCGCATGGGCCGAACAGCTCGGCCTCAAGGATGCTCTTCCACTGCTCCGGCAGACTTTGAAGGAAGAATCGGCAACCGACGAGGCGCTCAACGCTCTTGGTGAGAGCGACGCCAATCAACGTGCCTTGCAGGCGGCCTAG
- a CDS encoding low affinity iron permease family protein — protein sequence MATLQLREALTKVGTLTSRPAAFLVLGGYTVAWYFFERETLDWHGAATLVTWAMTLFIQRAEHRDTQALQAKLDELIKANDKARNEIAGMDDKEPEEIERMRDVG from the coding sequence ATGGCAACATTGCAGCTTCGAGAAGCGCTGACCAAAGTCGGCACACTGACGTCCCGACCGGCGGCCTTTTTGGTTTTGGGCGGCTACACTGTTGCTTGGTACTTCTTCGAGCGGGAGACGCTTGACTGGCATGGCGCCGCGACGCTGGTCACCTGGGCAATGACGCTGTTTATTCAAAGGGCCGAGCATCGCGACACCCAAGCGCTGCAGGCGAAGCTCGATGAGCTGATCAAGGCCAACGACAAGGCTCGCAACGAGATCGCCGGAATGGACGACAAAGAGCCGGAGGAAATCGAGCGAATGCGCGATGTCGGATAA
- a CDS encoding DUF768 domain-containing protein, whose product MNATKEFLRSWLEENVGNLPAETEISVPMLAQQFEQDADAAGYGREVREQEVGNIEDAIQRALDKIGEENRGSESSRDEENSLAPVIDTLEAVEPEQIPRGPAGRPTSLADLLWQAPRLPRPEPPLGRSLLRAALRTMRSPRFPAFRRDPSTVSKLLA is encoded by the coding sequence ATGAACGCGACGAAAGAATTCCTGCGCAGCTGGCTGGAAGAGAATGTCGGCAACTTGCCCGCCGAAACCGAGATCAGCGTTCCGATGCTGGCGCAGCAATTCGAACAGGACGCCGACGCCGCCGGTTACGGTCGCGAGGTGCGGGAGCAGGAGGTCGGCAATATTGAAGACGCCATCCAACGCGCGCTGGACAAAATCGGCGAAGAAAACAGAGGGTCGGAATCCAGTCGAGATGAAGAGAATTCGCTGGCGCCTGTGATCGATACCCTGGAAGCCGTTGAGCCTGAACAGATACCGAGGGGTCCGGCAGGCCGGCCGACTAGTCTAGCGGATCTCCTTTGGCAAGCGCCGCGATTACCGCGTCCAGAACCGCCTTTGGGCAGGTCTCTCCTTCGCGCAGCGCTTCGAACAATGAGGTCACCACGCTTTCCAGCGTTTCGCCGTGATCCTTCGACAGTTTCGAAGCTGCTTGCGTGA
- a CDS encoding alpha/beta hydrolase: MTAKSRKNLLLLLAAATFGLALYNNLLARRALAARPLGRFIHLRGTKLHFLEAGHGQPLLLLHGNGASAEDFKTSGIFGRAAARYRVLAFDRPGFGMSPRPAGRPWTAAAQADLIDAAVAKLGIERYMVVGHSWGAAVALEMARRHPRSVAGAVVVAGYHYPSPRLALVISALPAVPLIGTVLRHAVLPSLVRLNWRWAMKKIFHPATIAIPFATTTRGLASRPSQLRSISAESFLMLASALFPNRQYAEIAVPVGIIAGAGDQLFDAKTEALRLQGEISHSLLDIVPGAGHMVHQSNPKAILAMIDKVAAFANIGDMAKRRLVRHD, translated from the coding sequence ATGACGGCAAAGTCCAGGAAGAACCTGCTTCTGTTGCTTGCGGCCGCAACGTTCGGGCTGGCGCTCTATAACAATCTCCTGGCGAGACGGGCGTTGGCCGCACGTCCGCTCGGGCGCTTCATCCATCTCCGGGGAACGAAGCTGCATTTCCTGGAGGCGGGCCACGGGCAACCGCTTCTGCTGTTGCACGGCAATGGCGCCTCGGCGGAAGACTTCAAGACAAGCGGCATCTTCGGCAGGGCCGCCGCTAGATATCGCGTACTTGCCTTCGACAGGCCCGGCTTCGGCATGAGTCCACGCCCGGCCGGCAGACCTTGGACAGCAGCTGCCCAGGCCGACCTCATCGATGCCGCGGTCGCGAAACTCGGCATCGAGCGCTACATGGTTGTCGGCCATTCCTGGGGAGCAGCGGTGGCGCTCGAAATGGCGCGCCGGCATCCCCGGTCGGTTGCCGGCGCCGTTGTCGTCGCCGGCTATCATTACCCGTCGCCAAGGCTTGCCCTTGTCATCTCCGCGCTGCCGGCGGTTCCGCTGATCGGGACGGTGCTGCGCCACGCGGTGCTGCCTTCGCTAGTCAGGCTGAACTGGCGCTGGGCGATGAAGAAGATTTTTCATCCGGCAACGATCGCGATCCCTTTCGCGACAACGACAAGAGGGTTGGCGAGCCGGCCCTCGCAACTGCGATCCATCTCCGCTGAATCCTTCCTGATGCTGGCATCGGCACTTTTCCCAAATCGCCAATATGCCGAAATCGCCGTCCCTGTCGGGATAATTGCCGGCGCGGGCGACCAGCTGTTCGATGCCAAGACCGAGGCGCTGCGGTTGCAAGGCGAGATAAGCCATTCACTTCTGGATATCGTCCCGGGTGCCGGACATATGGTGCATCAAAGCAATCCGAAGGCGATCCTAGCGATGATCGACAAGGTTGCGGCTTTTGCCAATATTGGTGACATGGCGAAGCGCCGGCTCGTACGACATGATTAA
- a CDS encoding divalent metal cation transporter yields MKKLLEISLGVVTSVGGFLEVGSMATAAQAGALFGFQLIWAVVLGTICIIFLVEMAGRFAAVSHHTIADGIRERFGFNAFIWPLLAVLLVNFLVLSAEIGGVAIAAELATGIGFQWWALPVAFLAWLLLWKGTFGLIEKGVSMLGLVTVCFVVAAVMLRPEWKEVAVGAVPSLPHHDTAKYWFMAVSILGASISPYLFMFYSSGAIEDQWDKSYLGTNRAIAGLGMSFGGTISVGVLVVAALVLGAHGVTEVDDYNQLPLMLIPIFGFWGFVLFVASLAIACFGAALEVALQQAYLVAQGFGWNWGEDLKPRDDPGFSLVYTLTLFLAAVPITLGLDPLKLTIFSMALTAASLPLTVVPFLFLLNDDRYVGEHRNGVVSNAAVIFVIALGFVLAVVSIPLQIFGGT; encoded by the coding sequence ATGAAGAAGCTGCTCGAGATCTCGCTTGGTGTCGTCACCAGCGTCGGCGGCTTCCTGGAGGTCGGGTCGATGGCGACGGCGGCACAGGCCGGCGCGCTGTTCGGCTTCCAGCTCATCTGGGCGGTCGTGCTCGGCACCATCTGCATCATCTTCCTGGTCGAGATGGCCGGCCGCTTCGCTGCGGTCAGTCATCACACCATCGCTGACGGCATCCGCGAGAGGTTCGGCTTCAATGCGTTCATCTGGCCGCTGCTTGCGGTCTTGCTGGTCAACTTCCTGGTGCTTTCCGCCGAGATCGGCGGTGTTGCCATTGCCGCCGAGCTCGCAACGGGTATCGGCTTCCAATGGTGGGCCTTGCCGGTGGCTTTCCTGGCGTGGCTGCTGCTGTGGAAAGGAACGTTTGGCCTCATCGAGAAAGGGGTGTCGATGCTTGGCCTCGTCACCGTGTGCTTCGTCGTCGCGGCCGTGATGCTTCGGCCTGAATGGAAAGAAGTGGCTGTCGGCGCCGTGCCCAGCCTGCCGCACCACGACACGGCGAAATACTGGTTCATGGCCGTCAGCATTCTCGGCGCCTCGATCTCGCCTTACCTTTTCATGTTCTATTCCTCCGGCGCGATCGAGGATCAGTGGGACAAGAGCTATCTCGGCACCAATCGGGCGATTGCCGGCCTCGGCATGAGTTTCGGCGGGACGATTTCCGTGGGCGTTCTCGTCGTGGCCGCGCTCGTGCTTGGCGCTCATGGCGTTACCGAAGTGGACGACTATAACCAGCTGCCATTGATGCTGATTCCGATATTCGGCTTCTGGGGCTTTGTCCTTTTCGTTGCTTCGCTGGCAATCGCCTGCTTTGGCGCCGCGCTCGAAGTGGCCTTGCAGCAGGCCTATCTCGTCGCACAAGGGTTCGGCTGGAACTGGGGCGAGGATCTCAAGCCCCGCGACGATCCCGGTTTCAGCCTGGTCTACACGCTGACGCTCTTCCTTGCCGCCGTTCCGATCACGCTCGGTCTCGACCCGTTGAAGCTCACTATCTTCTCGATGGCGCTGACCGCGGCGAGCCTGCCGCTGACGGTCGTGCCTTTCCTTTTCCTGCTGAATGACGACCGCTATGTCGGCGAGCACCGCAACGGCGTGGTTTCCAACGCGGCCGTGATCTTCGTCATCGCGCTCGGCTTCGTGCTGGCGGTGGTGTCCATTCCACTGCAGATATTCGGAGGTACGTGA
- a CDS encoding phage holin family protein, with the protein MSIQDNPSLGTLVADLAQQVSTLVQTEARLLRAEISESATKAGAGAVEVLGGAICLLAALLVLLQALVIALARLGLGAGWSALLVGVVVAVLGVILLRTGMASMAPSELAPDRTQEQLKRDVNVIKEQAR; encoded by the coding sequence ATGAGCATTCAGGACAATCCAAGTCTCGGCACATTGGTTGCCGATCTGGCGCAACAGGTGAGCACGCTCGTGCAAACGGAGGCCAGGCTCCTAAGGGCGGAAATCTCGGAGAGCGCGACCAAGGCCGGCGCGGGCGCCGTCGAGGTGCTGGGCGGCGCGATATGCCTGCTCGCGGCGCTTTTGGTCTTGTTGCAGGCGCTTGTCATCGCCCTGGCTCGCCTTGGTCTGGGTGCAGGATGGTCCGCCTTGCTCGTCGGTGTGGTGGTTGCCGTTCTGGGCGTGATCCTGTTGCGGACGGGCATGGCAAGCATGGCGCCCTCCGAGCTCGCGCCGGACCGTACACAAGAACAGCTCAAGCGTGACGTGAACGTGATCAAGGAACAAGCGAGATGA
- a CDS encoding DUF3618 domain-containing protein, which yields MTEKSAAELEREAEATRARVVATADSIRDKMTPGQLFDEFTGLFRNGTGSDMLHNLKVQVRDNPLPLTMIGAGLAWLMLGSGASSASTGTDRVTRRGSGPDQGAFGAGMSSTASNAAGSVGEAASGAAATVSGMAGEAAGAVSDMASSAADKLASSAAATADMATSAGRSAHNLLQDQPLAAAAVGLAIGAAIGAMLPHTELEDEQLGGYREKLRDTAEETLKEGLDAAKQVAAEAYQTASDEAGRLASNEGTLADKVGGVVKATADKADESVREKLSDSDPFSRES from the coding sequence ATGACCGAGAAATCCGCAGCCGAGCTCGAACGCGAGGCGGAAGCCACGCGCGCAAGGGTGGTGGCGACCGCCGACTCCATTCGCGACAAGATGACCCCGGGCCAGCTCTTCGACGAGTTCACGGGGCTTTTCAGGAATGGCACGGGCTCCGACATGCTCCACAACCTGAAGGTCCAGGTTCGGGACAATCCATTACCTCTGACCATGATCGGCGCGGGTCTGGCCTGGCTGATGTTGGGCAGTGGCGCTTCGAGCGCGTCGACTGGCACCGATCGCGTGACGCGGCGCGGTTCCGGGCCCGATCAGGGAGCATTTGGGGCTGGAATGAGTTCGACGGCCTCGAATGCGGCAGGCTCTGTTGGCGAAGCAGCCAGCGGAGCGGCCGCAACCGTCTCGGGAATGGCAGGCGAAGCAGCCGGTGCAGTGTCGGACATGGCAAGCAGCGCTGCGGACAAGCTTGCGAGCTCGGCGGCAGCTACGGCCGACATGGCGACAAGCGCCGGCCGGTCCGCGCACAATCTGCTGCAGGACCAGCCTCTCGCTGCGGCCGCCGTCGGCCTCGCCATCGGAGCTGCGATCGGCGCCATGCTGCCCCACACGGAACTCGAGGACGAGCAATTGGGCGGCTATCGCGAGAAGCTTCGGGACACTGCCGAAGAGACTTTGAAAGAAGGCCTCGACGCCGCAAAGCAAGTTGCGGCCGAAGCCTACCAGACGGCGAGCGACGAAGCCGGACGGCTGGCGTCAAACGAGGGGACGCTGGCCGACAAGGTCGGCGGTGTCGTCAAGGCCACTGCCGACAAGGCCGACGAGTCGGTGCGCGAGAAGCTCTCCGATTCCGATCCGTTCTCGCGGGAATCGTAA
- a CDS encoding DUF892 family protein, which translates to MAESREWLVQWLRDAHAMEEQAETMLSGQLSRIESYPELSERIRSHLEETKEQARRLKSCLDGLDEGSSMLKDAGGKLTATAQSISGVFAGDEVMKGSLASYTFEHMEIASYTILIAAANAAGEAEIARVCEQNLREEEAMAEWLKSNLPQVTEQFLARADMDSDSAKR; encoded by the coding sequence ATGGCTGAATCGCGCGAATGGCTTGTCCAATGGTTGAGGGACGCTCACGCCATGGAGGAACAGGCAGAGACAATGCTGTCGGGGCAATTGAGCCGGATTGAGAGTTACCCTGAGCTCAGCGAGCGAATTCGTTCTCATCTGGAAGAGACGAAAGAGCAGGCAAGGCGGCTGAAGAGTTGCCTGGACGGGCTCGACGAAGGATCGTCCATGCTGAAGGATGCAGGCGGCAAGCTGACTGCCACGGCGCAGTCGATCAGCGGCGTGTTCGCCGGCGACGAAGTCATGAAAGGCTCGCTGGCGAGCTACACTTTCGAACATATGGAAATCGCCTCTTACACGATCCTCATCGCCGCCGCCAATGCCGCGGGCGAGGCCGAGATTGCCCGCGTGTGCGAACAGAACCTGCGTGAGGAGGAAGCGATGGCCGAGTGGCTGAAGAGCAACCTGCCGCAGGTCACAGAACAATTCCTGGCGCGGGCAGACATGGACAGCGACAGCGCGAAACGCTGA
- a CDS encoding ABC transporter substrate-binding protein, which translates to MAISNIQLGLLDLNQTRLALAFVGLLAVAVPALAEPQTMVIGYLGEQRKLPLSLGPLDEAVTDDGLQGARLAIADDAGTGRLLGQQFRLQERVLKPGEAPAEAVNAFAAAGISFVVADLDAAQLLQASAAPGAERMMLFNSRDPDDSLRQEDCRRNVLHTIPSRAMLADALAQYLVWKGWQHWFLLTGPHPDDLAMAAAFRRAATRFGAQITIDKPWTFRPANGRADTGHVTLQTEIPAATQVGDYDVLVVADEADEFGAYLEGRTALPRTVAGTQGLVATGWSAVDEEWGATQLQDRFHKLAGRWMLPSDYAAWLAVRSVGEAATRLHSLDPTAIAKYLRSDDFLLAGFKGQGLSFRPWDGQMRQPILIAGPRLLVSSSPQPGFLHQRTPLDTLGIDLEESTCKR; encoded by the coding sequence GTGGCGATTTCGAACATCCAACTTGGCTTGCTCGACCTGAATCAGACGAGGCTGGCTCTGGCGTTTGTCGGTCTGCTCGCCGTCGCCGTCCCCGCGCTTGCCGAGCCGCAGACGATGGTGATCGGCTATCTCGGCGAACAGCGCAAACTGCCTCTATCCCTTGGGCCGTTGGACGAGGCCGTCACAGATGATGGTCTGCAAGGCGCCAGACTGGCCATTGCCGACGACGCCGGCACCGGCCGCCTTCTCGGCCAGCAATTTCGGCTGCAAGAAAGGGTTCTCAAGCCGGGCGAAGCACCTGCCGAAGCTGTCAACGCGTTCGCGGCCGCCGGCATCAGCTTCGTCGTTGCCGATCTCGATGCCGCGCAATTGCTGCAGGCGAGCGCAGCGCCCGGTGCCGAGCGTATGATGCTCTTCAACAGCCGCGATCCTGATGACAGCCTGCGTCAGGAGGACTGCCGAAGAAACGTTCTGCACACCATTCCGAGCCGCGCCATGCTGGCCGACGCCCTGGCGCAATACCTGGTCTGGAAAGGCTGGCAGCACTGGTTCCTGCTGACTGGTCCGCATCCCGACGACCTGGCCATGGCGGCGGCCTTTCGGCGGGCAGCGACGCGTTTCGGGGCGCAGATCACCATCGACAAACCTTGGACGTTCCGGCCCGCCAACGGCCGCGCCGACACCGGACATGTCACGCTCCAGACGGAGATCCCTGCTGCAACGCAGGTCGGCGACTATGATGTTCTGGTCGTCGCCGATGAAGCCGACGAGTTCGGCGCTTATCTCGAGGGGCGCACCGCCTTGCCGAGGACGGTGGCCGGGACGCAAGGGCTGGTCGCCACCGGCTGGAGCGCGGTCGACGAAGAATGGGGCGCCACGCAGCTCCAGGACCGCTTTCACAAGCTGGCCGGACGCTGGATGCTGCCCAGCGACTACGCCGCCTGGCTGGCGGTCAGAAGCGTCGGCGAGGCGGCAACGCGGCTGCACAGCCTCGATCCGACTGCGATAGCAAAGTATCTGCGCAGCGACGATTTCCTGCTCGCCGGCTTCAAAGGACAAGGGCTGAGTTTCCGTCCGTGGGACGGGCAGATGCGCCAGCCCATCTTGATCGCGGGCCCCCGGCTGCTCGTTTCCAGTTCGCCACAACCGGGTTTTCTGCATCAGCGCACGCCGCTCGACACTCTGGGCATCGATCTGGAGGAGAGCACATGCAAACGCTGA
- a CDS encoding PQQ-dependent catabolism-associated beta-propeller protein, with protein sequence MQTLIALVLVLVLVPPAAAETIYVSNEQDNTVAVVDGATMTLQAGIDVGRRPRGMALSVDKKTLFVAEGDDNRIDVVDLAKRQIVGQLPSGADPEFFVVHPDGKRLFVANENDNQVSVVDIAGAKIIGTVDVGVEPEGMAVSADGRTVACTSETTSMVHLIDATTLELIDNLLVDTRPRAAAFSVDGKQLWVSSEIRGTVTVFDTATRAQTGKIEFEVPGIRREGVQAVGIEMSRDGAAAYVALGPANRIAEVDTKTFTVRRLYLVGQRPWHVALSDDQKQLISANGNSGDISFIDLENQEVVKSLPVGRGPWGVVIGP encoded by the coding sequence ATGCAAACGCTGATCGCGCTCGTGCTGGTGTTGGTCCTTGTCCCGCCCGCGGCGGCCGAGACGATTTACGTCTCTAATGAGCAGGACAACACCGTGGCGGTCGTCGATGGGGCGACCATGACACTGCAGGCGGGGATCGATGTCGGCCGGCGCCCGCGCGGCATGGCGCTTTCGGTTGACAAGAAGACGCTGTTCGTTGCCGAAGGCGACGACAACCGCATCGACGTGGTCGATCTCGCGAAGCGGCAGATAGTCGGACAACTGCCTTCTGGCGCCGATCCGGAATTCTTTGTCGTGCACCCGGACGGCAAGCGGCTCTTCGTCGCCAATGAGAACGACAACCAGGTCTCGGTGGTGGATATAGCTGGCGCGAAAATCATTGGCACAGTCGATGTCGGTGTCGAGCCGGAGGGAATGGCGGTCAGCGCCGATGGCCGAACCGTCGCCTGCACGTCGGAGACGACGAGCATGGTCCATCTCATCGACGCCACTACGCTCGAACTCATCGACAATCTGCTCGTCGACACGCGGCCGCGCGCCGCGGCGTTCTCGGTCGACGGCAAGCAATTATGGGTGTCGTCCGAAATCCGAGGCACCGTCACGGTCTTCGACACCGCGACACGCGCTCAAACTGGCAAGATCGAGTTCGAGGTGCCGGGTATCCGGCGTGAGGGCGTGCAAGCGGTCGGCATCGAGATGTCACGCGACGGCGCGGCTGCCTATGTCGCGCTCGGCCCGGCTAACAGGATTGCCGAGGTCGACACGAAGACATTCACGGTCAGGCGCCTCTATCTCGTCGGCCAGCGGCCCTGGCATGTCGCGCTCTCTGACGACCAGAAGCAACTGATCAGCGCGAACGGCAACTCCGGCGATATCTCCTTCATCGACCTGGAGAACCAGGAGGTCGTGAAGTCGCTGCCGGTGGGGCGCGGTCCATGGGGCGTCGTGATCGGCCCATGA
- a CDS encoding ABC transporter ATP-binding protein, translating to MTALAIENLSHSFGTRQVLQNVSFTVAEGRMCILLGRNGAGKTTLFSLITGLYYARTGLVRVFDMAMQANPSAALAQMGVVFQLPTLDLDLTPGENLRYHAALHGLPTELTKARSREELSRLEVLDRIDDRTRALSGGQRRRVEIARALMHSPRLLLLDEPTTGLDVPGRRALEQHVRDLCRERGIAVLWATHFLEEVAADDDVVVLDRGRVCWTGPTDRIAPELGVVSVAEAFALLTGSP from the coding sequence ATGACCGCCCTGGCGATCGAGAATCTTAGCCACAGCTTCGGAACCCGGCAGGTTCTCCAGAATGTCTCGTTCACTGTTGCTGAAGGCAGAATGTGCATCCTGCTTGGCCGTAACGGCGCCGGAAAGACGACATTGTTCTCGCTGATCACCGGTCTCTACTACGCGCGCACCGGGCTGGTGCGTGTGTTCGATATGGCGATGCAGGCGAACCCGTCCGCCGCGCTCGCGCAAATGGGCGTCGTCTTCCAGTTGCCGACGCTCGATCTCGATCTAACACCGGGCGAGAACCTGCGCTACCACGCCGCGCTGCATGGACTTCCGACGGAACTGACCAAGGCGCGCTCACGGGAGGAATTGAGCCGCCTCGAGGTGCTGGACAGGATCGACGATCGGACCCGCGCGCTATCCGGCGGCCAGCGCCGGCGCGTGGAGATTGCGCGGGCGCTGATGCACAGCCCGCGCCTGCTGCTGCTCGACGAGCCGACCACCGGGCTTGACGTGCCGGGACGGCGCGCGCTCGAGCAGCATGTAAGGGACCTTTGCCGGGAACGTGGCATCGCCGTCCTATGGGCGACGCATTTTCTCGAAGAAGTAGCGGCCGACGATGACGTCGTGGTGCTGGATCGGGGTAGGGTTTGCTGGACCGGCCCCACGGACCGCATCGCGCCCGAACTCGGCGTGGTAAGCGTCGCTGAAGCATTCGCCTTGCTGACGGGTTCGCCATGA